A single window of Stigmatopora nigra isolate UIUO_SnigA chromosome 22, RoL_Snig_1.1, whole genome shotgun sequence DNA harbors:
- the LOC144215725 gene encoding alpha-mannosidase 2C1-like: MYHQPVLKNRRTLLERAEKFVSEVYFTDCNLRGRLYGETHPLESVSSFMSSKRITLSEAQTQQFRPYKVGDNFGPTWWTCWFKVVLKIPSSWKGKEVHLLWESDGEVMLWRDEKPVQSLTKEGEKTSYILSDCLTEEEEHTVNLYVELACNGLFGAGQRSMIAAPDPNKTFSVQKAELVVFNRPVRELLTDFELLIDIVKELGENDQRSYQALFTVNEMVNVSDPTDPSSFNKAHSLAHNFFSQSNGKSQHTVHAMGHCHIDSAWLWPYDETIRKCARSWVTAIRLMEKNPEFVFTCSQAQQFEWVKNWYPGLFSEIQRFVELGKFIPVGGTWVEMDGNLPSGESMVRQFLEGQHFFEQHFQKKCKEFWLPDTFGYSAQLPQIMQGSGISNFLTQKLSWNLVNTFPHSSFFWEGLDGSKVLTHFPPGESYGMMGKVEDLVKTVKQNKDKGRVNHSAILFGFGDGGGGPTQLMLDRLRRVQDTDGLPKVKMSSPDEFFSQLWADSQLLCTWTGELFLELHNGTYTTQAQIKKGNRQCETLLHDIEIASSLALCHDKTFQYPVAKLRELWRLLLLNQFHDVIPGTCIEMVVEDALRYYEDIKKTGATLLQESLSALLSKGEATGVFNSLPWERLEVLQIQDGPGEDHLVLVRAPSIGLCPIKDTKPQAPVCVTVQADGSVLMENGIIWTVVNKDGTLRSLGLVKANREVISDGCSGNQFVIFDDVPLYWDAWDVMDYHLQTRKPMVGVVKPVHVLLSHELRVSVGFTLKISDNSTITQEIVMDAMSPYIKFNTQVNWFESHKFLKVEFPVRVHSPNATYEIQFGHLQRPTHRNTSWDWARFEVWGHKWADLSEHNFGVALLNDCKYGYSVHKNTMTLSLLRAPKAPDANADMGTHNFTYAIMPHTGSFQEAAVIQCAYNLNFPLRLTSCSPDTMPWSAFSISPASVIIETVKQAEDRKGALVVRLYEAHGGGVSATLRSTCPVKEAWHCDLLEQIDKTEPLEVTGGGGINLNFTAFQIRSLLLVYV; encoded by the exons ATGTATCATCAACCCGTGTTAAAGAACCGGCGTACTCTGTTGGAGAGAGCTGAAAAGTTCGTTTCTGAGGTTTATTTCACAGACTGCAACCTGCGAGGACG GTTATATGGCGAAACTCACCCGCTGGAATCCGTTAGTTCATTTATGTCCTCCAAACGGATAACATTATCTGAAGCTCAAACGCAGCAATTCAGACCTTATAAAGTTGGTGATAACTTTGGACCAAC GTGGTGGACATGTTGGTTTAAAGTAGTCCTGAAAATCCCTTCGTCTTGGAAAGGAAAAGAGGTTCATCTTCTCTGGGAGAGTGATGGAGAAGTGATGCTTTGGAGGGATGAAAAACCAGTTCAG AGTCTGACTAAAGAAGGCGAAAAGACAAGTTACATCCTTTCCGATTGTCTGACAGAAGAGGAAGAACACAC TGTGAACCTCTATGTGGAGTTGGCCTGCAATGGCCTTTTTGGAGCCGGTCAACGGTCAATGATTGCGGCTCCAGATCCAAACAAGACCTTCTCGGTGCAGAAGGCGGAGCTGGTGGTATTCAATCGACCTGTCAGAGAGCTATTAACTGATTTTGAACTGCTGATTGACATTGTGAAG GAACTGGGTGAGAACGACCAGCGGAGTTATCAGGCGCTATTCACCGTCAATGAAATGGTTAACGTGAGCGATCCGACCGATCCTAGCTCCTTTAACAAAGCACATTCTTTGGCTCACAATTTTTTCAGCCAGAGCAACGGCAAAAGCCAACATACTGTCCATGCCATGGGTCACTGCCACATCGACTCAG CTTGGCTGTGGCCTTACGATGAAACCATTCGCAAATGTGCTCGGAGCTGGGTGACCGCCATCCGTctcatggaaaaaaatccagagTTTGTGTTCACGTGTTCTCAG GCCCAGCAGTTTGAGTGGGTCAAGAACTGGTACCCGGGACTGTTCTCTGAGATTCAACGTTTCGTCGAGCTGGGAAAGTTCATCCCAGTTGGAGGGACGTGGGTGGAAATG GATGGCAATCTTCCCTCTGGAGAATCCATGGTAAGGCAGTTCCTTGAGGGCCAACATTTTTTTGAGCAACATTTTCAGAAAAAGTGCAAAGAG TTCTGGCTTCCAGACACATTTGGCTACTCAGCCCAACTCCCTCAGATAATGCAAGGCAGTGGAATTTCCAATTTTTTAACGCAAAAACTCAGTTGGAATCTTGTGAACACTTTCCCG CACAGCTCATTTTTCTGGGAAGGACTTGATGGCTCCAAAGTCTTGACTCATTTCCCACCTGGAGAGTCCTATGGGATGATGGGCAAGGTTGAAGAT CTTGTAAAAACCGTTaagcaaaacaaagacaaaggtCGGGTCAATCACAGTGCTATATTGTTTGGATTTGGCGACGGTGGAGGTGGTCCCACGCAGTTAATGCTGGATAGACTGAGGCGGGTCCAGGACACAGATGGCCTTCCCAA GGTTAAAATGTCCAGTCCTGATGAGTTCTTTTCTCAACTTTGGGCTGATTCACAACTTTTATGCACCTGGACCGGAGAACTTTTCCTAGAGCTTCACAATGGCACGTATACCACACAGGCGCAG ATCAAGAAGGGCAACCGCCAGTGTGAAACACTTCTGCATGACATTGAGATTGCCAGCAGTTTGGCACTTTGTCATGATAAAACCTTTCAGTATCCTGTAGCAAAACTGCGAGAACTCTGGAG gcttttgttgttgaaccAATTCCACGATGTAATCCCAGGTACTTGCATAGAGATGGTAGTGGAGGATGCACTGAGATATTATGAAG ATATCAAGAAAACTGGTGCTACACTCCTGCAAGAAAGTCTCAGTGCCTTGTTGTCCAAGGGTGAGGCCACAGGTGTCTTTAACTCTCTGCCATGGGAGCGCCTTGAGGTGCTCCAGATACAAGATGGCCCCGGAGAAGATCATTTAG TTCTAGTGAGAGCTCCTAGTATCGGTCTGTGTCCTATTAAAGACACAAAGCCTCAGGCTCCAGTCTGTGTTACTGTTCAG GCTGATGGCAGTGTCTTGATGGAAAATGGGATTATATGGACTGTTGTCAACAAAGATGGCACACTGAGATCATTGGGTTTGGTCAAAGCCAACAG GGAAGTCATTTCCGATGGCTGTAGCGGTAACCAGTTTGTCATATTTGATGACGTACCCCTATATTGGGATGCTTGGGATGTAATGGACTATCATCTTCAGACAAG GAAACCAATGGTGGGGGTGGTAAAGCCTGTCCATGTGTTGCTGTCACATGAGCTCAGAGTTAGTGTCGGCTTTACGCTCAAGATCAGCGACAACAGCACAATCACACAGGAAATTGTCATGGATGCCATGTCTCCTTACATTAAGTTCAACACACAG GTAAACTGGTTTGAGTCACACAAGTTTCTCAAAGTTGAATTCCCAGTGCGAGTGCACAGTCCCAACGCAACATATGAGATCCAATTCGGACATCTCCAGAGACCGACACACAGGAATACATCATGGGACTGGGCCAGATTTGAA GTTTGGGGCCACAAATGGGCCGATTTGTCAGAGCACAATTTTGGAGTGGCTCTGCTCAACGACTGCAAATACGGCTATTCGGTCCACAAGAACACAATGACGCTTTCCCT GTTGAGGGCACCAAAGGCGCCGGATGCCAACGCTGATATGGGGACACACAATTTTACCTATGCAATCATGCCACACACAG gtTCCTTCCAAGAGGCAGCAGTCATCCAGTGTGCATACAACCTCAACTTCCCATTAAGGTTAACATCGTGCTCCCCGGACACGATGCCCTGGAGTGCCTTTTCCATCAGTCCTGCTAGTGTCATCATTGAGACTGTCAAGCAG GCCGAGGACAGGAAGGGAGCCCTTGTTGTCAGACTGTACGAGGCACACGGCGGCGGTGTGAGCGCGACCCTCCGCTCGACGTGTCCGGTCAAGGAGGCCTGGCA tTGCGATCTTTTGGAGCAAATTGACAAGACTGAGCCTTTGGAAGTGACTGGTGGTGGTGGAATCAATCTTAACTTCACTGCCTTTCAAATCAGATCACTTTTGCTCGTTTATGTTTAA
- the LOC144215729 gene encoding endonuclease 8-like 1 translates to MPEGPELHLASLFVNKMCEGVLFAGPVKKSEVSKNPDVAFICEAFRISATSRGKEVKLTLTPIKSDRPEAEKGQQPVDIVFRFGMSGFFRFTAEDELPKHAHLCFYSMEQPRRVLSYVDARRFGSWQPHGTWQPDRGPCIMFEYKSFRDNVVSHLSDRAFDRPICEVLLNQKYFNGIGNYLRAEILYRLNIPPFVPARSVLEGLDSEETWEEKKPVKDEILDKKTATKIKVKEESSDLLKLCHTVPLEVVNLGGKGYDPEKADYSAFKAWLRCYYVEGMKSLRDHNGRTMWFKGDPGPMAPKNSKSPKAKKRIKKDEDHDYIQNKKGARKQSESTQKNKTVKKEAKAVKREDLPQETTRQRKVRKKSTEQKTINKTEPEEGSRRRSCRLTKQNVK, encoded by the exons ATGCCAGAGGGTCCGGAGCTGCACCTGGCCAGCCtttttgtcaacaaaatgtGCGAGGGCGTTCTTTTTGCCGGCCCGGTGAAAAAATCAGAGGTCAGCAAAAATCCTGACGTGGCCTTCATCTGCGAGGCTTTCCGCATCAGCGCCACTTCCAGAGGGAAGGAAGTGAAGCTCACGCTGACGCCCATCAAGAGCGATCGCCCCGAAGCCGAAAAGGGGCAGCAGCCTGTCGACATTGTCTTTCGATTTGGCATGTCAGGCTTTTTCCGCTTCACCGCTGAGGACGAGCTGCCCAAGCATGCCCATCTGTGCTTTTATTCCATGGAACAACCTCGCAGAGTGCTCAGCTACGTGGACGCACGCAGGTTTGGTAGCTGGCAGCCTCACGGAACTTGGCAGCCCGACAGAGGACCGTGCATTATGTTTGAGTACAAAAGCTTCAG GGATAATGTGGTGTCGCATCTCTCCGACCGTGCCTTTGACAGGCCAATCTGTGAAGTTCTGCTCAATCAGAAGTACTTCAATGGCATCGGCAACTATCTCAGGGCTGAAATCCTTTACAG attaaacatCCCACCCTTCGTGCCTGCCCGTTCTGTGCTAGAAGGCCTAGATTCCGAGGAAACGTGGGAAGAAAAGAAGCCTGTGAAAGATGAGATCTTGGACAAGAAG ACAGCTACAAAGATCAAAGTGAAAGAAGAGAGCTCCGATCTCCTCAAACTGTGCCACACAGTTCCCCTGGAGGTGGTCAATTTAG GCGGGAAAGGTTACGATCCGGAGAAGGCGGACTACTCTGCCTTCAAGGCCTGGTTACGGTGTTACTATGTGGAGGGAATGAAGTCATTGCGCGACCATAATGGCAGGACTATGTGGTTCAAA gGCGATCCAGGGCCAATGGCTCCTAAAA ATTCTAAATCACCAAAGGccaaaaagagaataaaaaaagatgaggaTCATGATTACATCCAAAACAAAAAG GGGGCCAGGAAACAATCTGAAAGTACGCAAAAGAAcaaaacagttaaaaaggaAGCTAAAGCAGTAAAGAGAGAGGATTTGCCTCAAGAAACCACTCGCCAAAGGAAAGTAAGAAAGAAATCCACTGAACAGAAGACAATAAACAAGACAGAGCCAGAAGAAG GTTCTCGAAGGCGCAGCTGTAGACTGACAAAACAGAATgtcaagtaa
- the LOC144215726 gene encoding semaphorin-7A-like isoform X2 — MSTDEPISLFQWTLLVGSEDSPILGTRNIPRLLTQDIIRGTFAYPLHQNHTILFYHEDSGEFYVGGTDFVYKLDLDRYQIAEEIRLGATSDEPCLEDPCKNVITVIEKFGDSLFVCGTNGHRPHCWKRGADVTEDHKGTGFSPFTHTQNSLSLTVEEDLYTAAPLDYDGSSLQFRRKAGRRANVWMYDTWVSEPTFVSATWVKRINDPNNEKIYIFFREKNSDQNPEADPWISQVARVCKTDEGGSKRFFQNTWTTFLKARLVCGFPEESLYFNRLLDVYVQHAEEWQDTRVYALFTSSWNATAVCIYSIQTIEDIFNNSTFKGFDKAVPEPRPGTCVQNSRALPLTTIRVVRDHPEMSDWVHSVHYTAPFYVSNHNYTKIVVDRVLAADRRMYSVLLLATDSGKIHKILELRSEPFIISQTKIQSQSSLQSMKLDSKKKKLVVSFAEKIYVLDLQSCNEHNKSCADCVLSRDPYCSWTKSGCSPTVPDGIQNIIEGKKSVCAVSTPDYSTFNRTRRNAASSVDVDLTQLNVPMDVPFYLTCPIDSYHAVYTWKHRDQSSPCLQMSSTCLLLIPAMTQDSYGSYECVSEESDYINPVKRYHLTKREDHLSKADRASSTK; from the exons ATGAGCACCGACGAACCGATCAG CCTTTTTCAGTGGACGCTCCTCGTCGGCTCGGAGGACTCACCAATACTTGGAACAAGGAATATTCCCCGACTTCTGACCCAAG ATATCATCAGAGGCACATTTGCCTATCCGCTCCATCAAAACCACACCATTTTGTTTTATCACGAAGACTCTGGGGAATTTTACGTAGGAGGGACTGACTTTGTGTACAAGCTTGATTTGGACCGCTATCAAATTGCTGAG GAAATCCGTCTGGGGGCTACGAGTGACGAACCGTGCCTGGAG GACCCCTGTAAAAACGTCATCACCGTCATCGAGAAGTTTGGGGACAGTTTGTTTGTCTGTGGGACCAATGGACATCGACCTCACTGTTGGAAACGG GGCGCCGATGTGACGGAGGATCACAAGGGGACGGGATTCTCTCCATTTACGCACACGCAGAACTCCTTGTCTCTCACAGTTG AGGAGGACCTGTATACCGCGGCGCCACTGGATTATGATGGGAGCTCCTTGCAGTTCAGGCGCAAAGCAGGAAGGAGGGCCAATGTATGGATGTATGACACTTGGGTCTCAG AACCCACATTTGTGTCTGCCACTTGGGTGAAGCGGATAAATGACCCCAACAATGAGAAGATTTACATCTTCTTCCGTGAGAAGAACTCCGACCAAAACCCGGAGGCCGACCCGTGGATTTCCCAAGTGGCCAGAGTTTGTAAG ACGGATGAAGGCGGATCAAAGCGATTCTTCCAGAACACGTGGACCACTTTTCTTAAGGCTCGGCTGGTCTGTGGCTTTCCGGAGGAGTCTCTGTATTTTAATCGCCTGCTGGACGTTTATGTCCAGCATGCCGAAGAATGGCAGGACACTCGAGTCTATGCCCTCTTCACCAGCAGCTG GAACGCCACTGCAGTTTGTATTTATTCCATCCAGACtattgaagacatttttaacaACTCCACCTTCAAGGGCTTTGACAAAGCTGTTCCGGAACCGAGGCCAGGAACT TGTGTGCAGAACAGCCGCGCACTGCCCCTGACAACCATCAGAGTGGTGCGGGATCACCCTGAAATGAGTGACTGGGTCCACTCTGTGCACTACACAGCTCCGTTCTATGTCAGCAACCACAACTACACCAAGATAGTTGTGGACCGTGTCCTAGCAGCGGACCGGCGCATGTACAGCGTTCTTCTGCTCGCCACTG ACTCTGGGAAGATCCACAAAATTCTAGAATTAAGATCCGAACCTTTCATCATCTCCCAAACCAAAATCCAAAGTCAGTCCAGTTTACAGTCAATGAAACTGGACTCCAAAAAG AAAAAACTAGTGGTGAGTTTTGCAGAAAAAATCTATGTGCTGGACCTCCAAAGTTGCAATGAGCACAACAAATCCTGTGCGGATTGTGTTCTGTCTCGAGACCCCTATTGTTCCTGGACTAAATCTGGATGCTCCCCAACTGTCCC TGACGGCattcaaaatataattgaaGGGAAAAAGAGTGTATGCGCTGTATCAACACCAG attATAGCACATTCAACCGGACCAGAAGGAACGCCGCCTCGTCTGTTGACGTTGATTTGACTCAACTGAATGTTCCTATGGACGTCCCTTTCTACCTAACGTGCCCGATTGACTCGTACCACGCGGTCTATACGTGGAAGCACAGAGACCAGAGCAGCCCTTGTCTTCAGATGAGCTCCACCTGTCTCCTCCTCATCCCCGCCATGACGCAGGACAGCTACGGCAGCTACGAGTGCGTCTCGGAAGAGAGTGACTATATCAACCCGGTGAAGCGCTATCATCTCACGAAGAGAGAGGACCACCTTTCAAAGGCCGACCGAG CTTCATCCACAAAGTGA
- the LOC144215732 gene encoding COMM domain-containing protein 4-like — MRFRFCGDLDCPDWVLAEISTLSKMSSVKMKLLCAQVLKGLFGEAIDYDKVTKLTADAKFDSGDIKASVAVLNFILSSAAKHDVDSESLSSELQQLGLPKEHTMGLCKSYEDKHSAVQDKLRETSLRLGRLEAVSWRVDYILSSSEMKEVNEAIVQLKIQSEEAGSGTLRSTVVSLTADKFRVLLSELKQAQAMMNNL, encoded by the exons ATG CGGTTCCGATTCTGCGGAGATTTAGACTGCCCCGATTGGGTGCTTGCAGAAATCAGCACATTGTCGAAAATG TCTAGTGTAAAGATGAAACTCTTGTGTGCTCAAGTACTGAAAGGTCTCTTCGGGGAGGCCATTGAT taTGACAAAGTCACCAAGCTTACAGCCGATGCAAAGTTTG ATAGTGGAGACATCAAAGCCAGTGTGGCCGTGCTCAACTTCATTTTGTCCAGTGCTGCAAAGCATGATGTGGATAGTGAATCTTTGTCCAGTGAACTGCAACAGCTCGGCCTGcctaaag AACACACAATGGGGCTGTGCAAGTCATATGAAGATAAGCATTCTGCAGTGCAGGACAAACTGAGGGAGACAAGTTTAAGAT TGGGTAGACTGGAGGCCGTGTCATGGCGTGTGGACTACATTTTGAGCTCCAGCGAGATGAAGGAGGTCAATGAAGCAATTGTGCAGCTTAAGATTCAAAGCGAAGAAGCCGGGTCGGGCACTTTGCGGAGCACTGTTGTCTCGCTCACTGCCGACAAGTTCAGAGTCTTGCTTTCAG AACTCAAGCAAGCCCAAGCCATGATGAACAATTTGTAA
- the LOC144215726 gene encoding semaphorin-7A-like isoform X1 has product MKLHQSLTLSLMSLFQWTLLVGSEDSPILGTRNIPRLLTQDIIRGTFAYPLHQNHTILFYHEDSGEFYVGGTDFVYKLDLDRYQIAEEIRLGATSDEPCLEDPCKNVITVIEKFGDSLFVCGTNGHRPHCWKRGADVTEDHKGTGFSPFTHTQNSLSLTVEEDLYTAAPLDYDGSSLQFRRKAGRRANVWMYDTWVSEPTFVSATWVKRINDPNNEKIYIFFREKNSDQNPEADPWISQVARVCKTDEGGSKRFFQNTWTTFLKARLVCGFPEESLYFNRLLDVYVQHAEEWQDTRVYALFTSSWNATAVCIYSIQTIEDIFNNSTFKGFDKAVPEPRPGTCVQNSRALPLTTIRVVRDHPEMSDWVHSVHYTAPFYVSNHNYTKIVVDRVLAADRRMYSVLLLATDSGKIHKILELRSEPFIISQTKIQSQSSLQSMKLDSKKKKLVVSFAEKIYVLDLQSCNEHNKSCADCVLSRDPYCSWTKSGCSPTVPDGIQNIIEGKKSVCAVSTPDYSTFNRTRRNAASSVDVDLTQLNVPMDVPFYLTCPIDSYHAVYTWKHRDQSSPCLQMSSTCLLLIPAMTQDSYGSYECVSEESDYINPVKRYHLTKREDHLSKADRASSTK; this is encoded by the exons ATGAAGCTCCATCAAAGTCTGACCCTGTCTTTAATGAGCCTTTTTCAGTGGACGCTCCTCGTCGGCTCGGAGGACTCACCAATACTTGGAACAAGGAATATTCCCCGACTTCTGACCCAAG ATATCATCAGAGGCACATTTGCCTATCCGCTCCATCAAAACCACACCATTTTGTTTTATCACGAAGACTCTGGGGAATTTTACGTAGGAGGGACTGACTTTGTGTACAAGCTTGATTTGGACCGCTATCAAATTGCTGAG GAAATCCGTCTGGGGGCTACGAGTGACGAACCGTGCCTGGAG GACCCCTGTAAAAACGTCATCACCGTCATCGAGAAGTTTGGGGACAGTTTGTTTGTCTGTGGGACCAATGGACATCGACCTCACTGTTGGAAACGG GGCGCCGATGTGACGGAGGATCACAAGGGGACGGGATTCTCTCCATTTACGCACACGCAGAACTCCTTGTCTCTCACAGTTG AGGAGGACCTGTATACCGCGGCGCCACTGGATTATGATGGGAGCTCCTTGCAGTTCAGGCGCAAAGCAGGAAGGAGGGCCAATGTATGGATGTATGACACTTGGGTCTCAG AACCCACATTTGTGTCTGCCACTTGGGTGAAGCGGATAAATGACCCCAACAATGAGAAGATTTACATCTTCTTCCGTGAGAAGAACTCCGACCAAAACCCGGAGGCCGACCCGTGGATTTCCCAAGTGGCCAGAGTTTGTAAG ACGGATGAAGGCGGATCAAAGCGATTCTTCCAGAACACGTGGACCACTTTTCTTAAGGCTCGGCTGGTCTGTGGCTTTCCGGAGGAGTCTCTGTATTTTAATCGCCTGCTGGACGTTTATGTCCAGCATGCCGAAGAATGGCAGGACACTCGAGTCTATGCCCTCTTCACCAGCAGCTG GAACGCCACTGCAGTTTGTATTTATTCCATCCAGACtattgaagacatttttaacaACTCCACCTTCAAGGGCTTTGACAAAGCTGTTCCGGAACCGAGGCCAGGAACT TGTGTGCAGAACAGCCGCGCACTGCCCCTGACAACCATCAGAGTGGTGCGGGATCACCCTGAAATGAGTGACTGGGTCCACTCTGTGCACTACACAGCTCCGTTCTATGTCAGCAACCACAACTACACCAAGATAGTTGTGGACCGTGTCCTAGCAGCGGACCGGCGCATGTACAGCGTTCTTCTGCTCGCCACTG ACTCTGGGAAGATCCACAAAATTCTAGAATTAAGATCCGAACCTTTCATCATCTCCCAAACCAAAATCCAAAGTCAGTCCAGTTTACAGTCAATGAAACTGGACTCCAAAAAG AAAAAACTAGTGGTGAGTTTTGCAGAAAAAATCTATGTGCTGGACCTCCAAAGTTGCAATGAGCACAACAAATCCTGTGCGGATTGTGTTCTGTCTCGAGACCCCTATTGTTCCTGGACTAAATCTGGATGCTCCCCAACTGTCCC TGACGGCattcaaaatataattgaaGGGAAAAAGAGTGTATGCGCTGTATCAACACCAG attATAGCACATTCAACCGGACCAGAAGGAACGCCGCCTCGTCTGTTGACGTTGATTTGACTCAACTGAATGTTCCTATGGACGTCCCTTTCTACCTAACGTGCCCGATTGACTCGTACCACGCGGTCTATACGTGGAAGCACAGAGACCAGAGCAGCCCTTGTCTTCAGATGAGCTCCACCTGTCTCCTCCTCATCCCCGCCATGACGCAGGACAGCTACGGCAGCTACGAGTGCGTCTCGGAAGAGAGTGACTATATCAACCCGGTGAAGCGCTATCATCTCACGAAGAGAGAGGACCACCTTTCAAAGGCCGACCGAG CTTCATCCACAAAGTGA
- the LOC144215645 gene encoding immunoglobulin superfamily containing leucine-rich repeat protein 2-like yields MAPRLMVVVALWATLLACVRCCPEQCTCQDKTAHQFADCSYKELLDVPAGLPTNVTTVGLSANKIKSLKSKSFANITQVTSLWLAHNEIVSIQMGTLAPLVQLRNLDISHNKIVNFPWKDLTNLTALQLLKMNNNQMENLPKDAFSTLKDLRSLRINNNKFTVIVQGTFEALSSMSHLQIYNNPFACSCRLEWLKDWIASTKISVPEPNSILCETPVNLKGVTVTKFPKLDCEAPIATITTQPDIGVADLVEGSLVVLNCETKGSPKPLVSWEVIAGNQNFLFPLPSADNGQNLPINDKTTNGRFLVFQNGTLVVPRLTKKEDGNYTCVAVNDLGEAETTVKLSPAVSKKHATGDSTIDKIRPSFNKPIQPKSSKNNVINWNKGQDRSKISSDKQDGAGEAGIPKDPTFTSKCGVRDGSEYVSNHAFNMSLDDLKQYTFDFGVIALEVSETEAKVKLNPLQLARSQANLHLSQGDDDADTVVREPLGLYQSSSGKASPDMLYICVDTGNGHSLIKWSNIEEGVNSYHFTGLHPGTNYTLCLTYGGQDCQVQVVFATRKKIPSLLIIVVVSIFLLGLATVPLLGATCCHLLYKYQGKTYKLVLKAHNPDQMEKQMTGDFDGRASLVESEKTLDASEMGEGEPLEGEAEGSLATESIPGSSSKTNQDEFEVGSEYSDRLPLGAEAVNISEEINGNYKQSSR; encoded by the coding sequence ATGGCGCCGAGACTAATGGTGGTCGTGGCTTTGTGGGCCACTCTGCTGGCGTGCGTGCGCTGCTGTCCCGAGCAGTGTACTTGCCAGGACAAAACGGCCCATCAATTTGCCGACTGCTCTTACAAAGAATTGCTGGACGTTCCGGCGGGTCTGCCTACCAACGTGACCACTGTTGGCCTTTCAGCCAACAAGATCAAATCTCTAAAAAGCAAGAGTTTCGCCAACATTACCCAGGTCACCTCTCTCTGGCTGGCCCACAATGAGATCGTTTCCATTCAGATGGGCACGTTGGCTCCTTTGGTTCAACTCCGCAACCTGGACATCAGCCACAATAAAATAGTCAACTTCCCATGGAAGGACTTGACGAATTTGACCGCCTTGCAGCTTCTCAAAATGAACAACAACCAAATGGAGAACCTCCCCAAAGATGCCTTCTCAACGCTGAAAGATCTGCGCTCACTCCgcattaacaacaacaagttcACCGTCATCGTTCAAGGCACATTCGAAGCCTTGTCCTCCATGTCCCACCTTCAGATCTACAACAACCCCTTTGCGTGCTCCTGCCGTCTGGAGTGGCTGAAGGACTGGATCGCCTCCACCAAGATCTCCGTCCCCGAGCCCAATTCCATTCTTTGTGAGACCCCGGTGAACCTGAAGGGTGTGACGGTGACAAAATTCCCCAAACTGGACTGTGAGGCTCCCATCGCCACAATAACCACGCAGCCCGATATCGGCGTCGCAGATCTGGTCGAGGGCTCCCTGGTGGTTTTGAACTGCGAAACCAAGGGAAGTCCAAAACCTCTGGTGAGCTGGGAGGTCATCGCTGGCAATCAGAACTTCTTGTTTCCTTTGCCTTCCGCGGACAACGGCCAAAACTTGCCGATCAACGACAAGACCACGAACGGTCGCTTCCTGGTTTTTCAAAACGGCACCTTGGTCGTCCCCCGCCTCACTAAAAAGGAAGACGGAAATTACACCTGCGTGGCAGTGAACGATTTGGGCGAAGCCGAGACCACGGTGAAACTCTCCCCGGCCGTGAGCAAGAAGCACGCAACGGGGGATTCCACGATAGACAAGATTCGCCCATCTTTCAATAAGCCTATTCAACCTAAGAGCTCCAAAAACAACGTGATCAACTGGAACAAGGGTCAAGACAGGTCCAAGATCAGCTCCGACAAACAAGACGGCGCCGGCGAGGCGGGGATTCCGAAGGACCCCACGTTCACCAGCAAGTGCGGCGTGCGAGACGGCAGCGAATACGTCTCCAACCACGCCTTCAACATGAGCCTGGACGACCTCAAGCAGTACACCTTCGACTTTGGCGTCATTGCGCTGGAGGTGTCCGAAACTGAGGCCAAGGTCAAACTGAACCCCCTTCAGCTTGCTCGCAGCCAAGCTAACCTTCACCTCAGCCAAGGTGACGACGACGCGGACACGGTGGTCCGTGAACCCCTGGGCTTGTATCAGTCGTCCTCGGGGAAGGCGAGCCCGGACATGCTTTACATTTGCGTGGACACCGGAAACGGACACTCCCTTATTAAGTGGTCCAACATCGAGGAAGGCGTCAACTCCTACCACTTCACCGGTTTACACCCAGGCACCAATTACACCCTCTGTCTCACCTACGGGGGCCAGGACTGCCAAGTCCAAGTGGTTTTCGCCACCCGGAAGAAGATCCCCTCCCTTCTCATCATTGTGGTGGTAAGCATATTCCTCCTGGGCTTGGCCACGGTTCCCCTACTGGGGGCCACCTGCTGCCATCTTCTGTACAAATACCAAGGAAAGACCTACAAGCTGGTGTTGAAAGCGCACAATCCCGATCAGATGGAGAAGCAAATGACCGGGGACTTTGATGGCAGAGCGTCCCTGGTGGAATCGGAGAAGACCCTAGACGCCAGCGAGATGGGGGAGGGAGAGCCCCTGGAGGGAGAAGCCGAGGGCAGTTTGGCTACCGAATCCATCCCCGGATCGTCATCCAAGACCAACCAGGATGAATTTGAGGTGGGCTCAGAGTACAGCGATAGACTACCGCTGGGGGCGGAGGCGGTCAACATCTCGGAAGAGATCAACGGAAACTACAAGCAGTCGAGCCGCTGA